In Vicingus serpentipes, the following are encoded in one genomic region:
- a CDS encoding amino acid permease — protein sequence MSNNIQPSRTMGTLPVFMTAISTILGAILFLRFGYAVGHVGLMGALAIIFIGHLVTIPTAMAVAEIATNQKVEGGGAYYMISRSFGLNIGAAIGIALFLSQAISIAFYVIAFVEAIEPLRWWAYTVQGIYIDKRIVGCSIMGLLTLLMLSKGANIGVKALYGVVFILAISLAMFFMGESTSPNGMNIYKTVKDPDNFFKVFTIIFPAFTGIAAGLGLSGDLKDPKKSIPTGTIWATIVGIIIYIAVAIKLFMSADIDALGNDQMVMSSIAIWGPIIPIGLGCAALSSALGSIMIAPRTLQALGVDSIFPGKLNGWFSKGRSKDGEPFNALVVTCIIGFVFIALGDINTVAGIISMFFMVTYGIICLISFLEQFAADPSYRPTFKSKWYLSLLGAVFSFWLMFKMDFTYALASTIIMVLIYIWVSSINKDKKGIQKLFKGVLFQLSRQFQIFIQKKDTGADSPEWRPFIICVSKDSFKRQSAYDLLRWLSHKYGFGTYIHFIDGFLSKETYQESKKVMKRLLTFNEGVKSKVYLDTIISPSYTSAIAQVIQLSGVSGKGNNMILFEFTNDNKESLNDAIQNYQLLRATEFDVCILRSTIKGFGYKKNIHIWIRPRDFQNANLMILLSYIMLGHPEWKKGIINIFSTYPPNEKAETESKLLELISSGRLPISPTNIQLIPQLKEEKIDMVINKKSADADLTIVGYDSDNIETESDSTFNKYSDLGNVLFVSAFREKTIK from the coding sequence ATGAGCAATAACATTCAACCATCAAGAACTATGGGTACCCTTCCGGTATTCATGACAGCCATCTCTACTATTTTAGGTGCAATTTTATTTCTAAGATTTGGATATGCTGTTGGCCATGTCGGTTTAATGGGAGCTCTTGCAATAATATTTATTGGCCATTTAGTAACAATACCGACAGCAATGGCTGTTGCCGAAATTGCTACTAATCAAAAAGTAGAAGGTGGTGGAGCATACTATATGATTTCTCGTTCATTTGGTTTAAATATTGGCGCAGCAATTGGAATTGCTTTGTTTTTAAGTCAAGCCATAAGTATTGCTTTTTATGTTATAGCTTTTGTAGAGGCTATAGAACCACTTAGATGGTGGGCATATACCGTTCAAGGTATATACATTGACAAACGAATTGTGGGCTGCTCTATCATGGGATTGCTTACATTATTGATGCTATCGAAAGGTGCTAACATTGGCGTTAAAGCCCTATATGGTGTAGTCTTTATTTTAGCAATATCATTAGCTATGTTTTTTATGGGAGAATCTACATCTCCAAACGGAATGAATATATACAAAACAGTAAAAGATCCAGATAATTTTTTCAAAGTATTTACCATTATCTTCCCTGCTTTCACTGGAATTGCAGCTGGATTAGGTTTGTCGGGAGATTTAAAAGACCCTAAAAAATCAATACCTACTGGTACCATATGGGCAACAATTGTAGGTATAATAATATATATTGCTGTGGCTATAAAATTATTTATGTCTGCAGATATTGATGCCTTAGGAAACGACCAAATGGTAATGAGTAGCATTGCTATTTGGGGTCCAATTATTCCTATAGGCTTAGGTTGTGCAGCTCTATCTTCAGCATTAGGCTCTATAATGATTGCTCCTAGAACCCTACAAGCTTTGGGTGTAGATTCTATTTTTCCAGGAAAACTAAATGGTTGGTTTTCTAAAGGTAGATCTAAAGATGGCGAACCTTTCAATGCTTTAGTAGTTACTTGTATTATTGGTTTTGTTTTTATTGCTCTTGGAGATATTAATACCGTTGCAGGTATTATATCTATGTTCTTCATGGTTACCTATGGTATTATTTGTCTTATTTCATTTTTAGAACAATTTGCTGCAGACCCATCTTATAGGCCTACATTTAAATCGAAATGGTACTTATCTTTATTAGGTGCTGTTTTTAGCTTTTGGCTAATGTTTAAAATGGATTTCACATACGCCTTAGCCTCTACAATTATTATGGTGTTAATCTATATTTGGGTTAGCAGTATTAATAAGGATAAAAAAGGAATTCAAAAATTATTCAAAGGAGTATTGTTTCAGTTAAGTCGTCAGTTTCAAATTTTTATTCAGAAAAAAGATACGGGTGCAGACTCTCCAGAATGGAGACCTTTTATTATTTGTGTTTCTAAAGATTCTTTTAAAAGACAATCTGCATATGATTTATTAAGATGGCTATCTCACAAATATGGTTTTGGAACTTATATCCATTTTATTGATGGTTTCCTTTCAAAAGAAACTTACCAAGAATCTAAAAAAGTAATGAAAAGACTTCTTACATTTAATGAAGGAGTAAAAAGTAAGGTTTATCTTGATACTATAATTAGCCCTTCCTATACTTCTGCAATTGCTCAAGTAATACAATTATCTGGAGTTAGCGGAAAAGGAAACAATATGATTTTGTTTGAATTTACAAATGATAATAAAGAAAGTTTAAACGACGCCATTCAGAACTACCAATTATTAAGAGCAACAGAATTTGATGTTTGTATATTGCGGTCAACAATAAAAGGATTTGGATATAAAAAGAATATTCACATATGGATTCGTCCACGTGATTTTCAAAATGCTAATTTGATGATTCTTTTAAGCTACATTATGCTTGGCCATCCTGAATGGAAAAAAGGTATAATTAATATTTTTTCAACTTATCCTCCAAACGAAAAAGCTGAAACAGAATCTAAATTATTAGAGTTAATTAGTAGCGGTAGGTTACCAATATCTCCAACTAATATTCAATTAATACCTCAATTAAAAGAAGAAAAAATTGATATGGTTATTAATAAAAAATCTGCTGATGCAGATTTAACTATTGTAGGTTACGATTCTGATAATATCGAGACAGAAAGTGATAGTACATTTAATAAATACTCTGATTTAGGAAATGTTTTATTTGTAAGTGCATTCCGTGAAAAAACGATCAAATAG
- the ftcD gene encoding glutamate formimidoyltransferase: MNKQLIECVPNISEGRDQAKIKQITDVVETVEGVKLLDVDPGKATNRTVITFVGEPENVIEAAFRLIKKASELIDMSKHSGEHPRFGATDVCPLVPISGITMEETVTYAHKLAKRIGEELSIPTYCYENAAQEPKRKNLANCRSGEYEGLKEKLTNPEWKPDFGPAEFNSKVKTTGATAVSARDFLIAYNINLNSTSTRRANAIAFDIREAGRNKMENGKPVLDQNGEPIRIPGKLKAVKGIGWFIDEYGIAQISYNLTNISITSMHVAFDETCKAATKRGLRVTGSELIGLIPLKAMLDAADYFLIKQQRSLGCSESEKIKIAIKSLGLDELKPFNPEEKIIEYILEDKSTKKLVDLSLTDFANETAGESMAPGGGSISAYVGSLGVALGTMVANLSSHKAGWDDRWEEFSNWAVKGKSYKNKLMFLVDEDTNAFNKIIDGFRMPKGTEEEQKLRAEAIENATKYATEVPFKVMETAFQSMEVMQAMLKDGMQTSLSDAGVGILCAKAAVTGAYFNVKINAKDIKDRTFADDLLKRGEEIYLRTVEIEQETINYINSKM; this comes from the coding sequence ATGAACAAACAACTAATTGAATGTGTACCTAACATTAGTGAAGGTAGAGATCAAGCTAAAATAAAACAAATAACTGATGTTGTTGAAACTGTTGAAGGTGTTAAATTATTAGATGTTGACCCTGGAAAAGCTACAAACAGAACTGTAATTACATTTGTTGGAGAACCCGAAAATGTTATTGAAGCAGCTTTTAGATTAATTAAAAAAGCTTCAGAACTTATTGATATGAGCAAGCATTCTGGAGAGCATCCTCGCTTTGGAGCTACAGATGTATGCCCTTTAGTTCCAATATCAGGCATTACAATGGAAGAAACTGTTACTTATGCTCACAAGCTGGCTAAACGTATTGGTGAAGAATTATCAATTCCTACTTATTGTTATGAAAACGCAGCTCAAGAACCTAAACGTAAAAATTTAGCAAATTGCCGCTCAGGAGAATACGAAGGATTAAAAGAAAAATTAACAAATCCAGAATGGAAACCAGATTTCGGACCAGCTGAATTTAATTCAAAAGTAAAAACTACAGGAGCTACAGCAGTTAGTGCTCGTGATTTTTTAATAGCATATAACATTAACTTAAATTCAACCTCAACTAGACGTGCAAATGCAATTGCATTTGATATTAGAGAAGCAGGAAGAAATAAAATGGAAAATGGGAAACCCGTTTTAGATCAAAATGGAGAACCTATTCGAATTCCAGGTAAACTTAAAGCAGTTAAAGGAATTGGCTGGTTTATTGATGAATATGGAATTGCTCAAATCTCATACAATTTAACAAACATTAGCATTACCTCTATGCATGTTGCTTTTGACGAAACTTGCAAAGCAGCTACTAAAAGAGGATTAAGAGTTACTGGTTCTGAATTAATTGGATTAATTCCACTAAAAGCAATGCTAGATGCTGCTGATTACTTCTTAATTAAACAGCAACGCTCTCTTGGTTGTTCTGAATCTGAAAAAATTAAAATTGCAATAAAATCTCTAGGTCTTGATGAATTAAAACCTTTTAATCCTGAAGAAAAAATTATTGAATACATCTTAGAGGATAAGTCTACAAAAAAATTAGTGGATTTATCATTAACTGACTTTGCAAATGAAACAGCTGGGGAATCAATGGCACCAGGTGGAGGTTCAATTTCTGCTTATGTTGGTTCATTAGGAGTTGCTCTAGGAACAATGGTTGCTAACTTATCAAGTCATAAAGCTGGTTGGGACGATAGATGGGAAGAATTTTCTAATTGGGCAGTAAAAGGAAAATCTTACAAAAACAAATTAATGTTTTTAGTTGATGAAGATACTAATGCCTTCAATAAAATTATAGATGGCTTTAGAATGCCAAAAGGAACTGAAGAAGAACAAAAATTAAGAGCAGAAGCAATAGAAAATGCTACAAAATATGCTACTGAAGTACCTTTTAAAGTGATGGAAACAGCATTCCAATCTATGGAAGTAATGCAAGCGATGCTAAAAGATGGCATGCAAACTTCTTTATCTGATGCAGGTGTAGGAATTCTTTGCGCCAAAGCAGCAGTTACTGGAGCTTATTTCAATGTTAAAATAAATGCTAAAGACATTAAAGACAGAACTTTTGCTGATGATTTATTAAAAAGAGGTGAAGAAATTTACCTTAGAACAGTCGAAATAGAACAAGAAACAATAAACTATATCAACTCTAAAATGTAA
- a CDS encoding cupin domain-containing protein, which produces MKNIITIFILFIASLAFGQSDEKTNLNDIAPEKEYDNILVKNLYSDAKASYFVIWVKKGVKSHKHLKHTESIIVLDGEGEMTVGKKKFDIKQGDHFTIPENTFHSVIVTSKNPLKIVSLQTPEFFGKDRIYEDNTTGDY; this is translated from the coding sequence ATGAAAAATATAATAACAATATTCATTCTTTTCATTGCTAGTTTAGCATTTGGACAGTCTGATGAAAAAACAAACCTTAATGATATTGCTCCAGAAAAAGAATATGACAATATTTTGGTAAAGAACTTATATTCAGATGCTAAAGCTTCATATTTTGTAATTTGGGTAAAAAAAGGTGTAAAATCTCACAAACATCTAAAACACACTGAATCAATTATTGTTTTAGACGGTGAAGGAGAAATGACTGTTGGAAAGAAAAAATTTGATATTAAACAAGGTGATCACTTTACAATCCCTGAGAACACTTTTCATTCTGTCATTGTTACATCAAAAAATCCATTAAAAATTGTTTCCCTACAAACTCCTGAGTTTTTTGGAAAAGATAGAATATATGAAGATAATACCACTGGGGACTATTAA
- a CDS encoding HU family DNA-binding protein produces MNKAELIDAIAKDAKLSKADAKTALETITGSATSALKKGDKVTLIGFGTWSVSKRAARTGRNPQTGKEIKIAAKKVVKFKAGSALADKVK; encoded by the coding sequence ATGAATAAAGCAGAATTAATTGACGCAATTGCAAAAGATGCAAAATTATCGAAAGCTGATGCAAAAACAGCATTAGAAACTATTACTGGATCAGCTACTTCAGCACTTAAAAAAGGTGATAAAGTAACTTTAATCGGATTCGGAACTTGGTCTGTATCTAAAAGAGCAGCAAGAACAGGAAGAAATCCTCAAACTGGTAAAGAAATTAAAATAGCTGCTAAAAAAGTAGTTAAGTTTAAGGCTGGATCAGCATTAGCTGATAAAGTAAAATAA
- a CDS encoding TrmH family RNA methyltransferase: MKKQLLEQLLTLVTDNKKELFDKVLAERTKHVTVVLENIFQPQNASAVLRSCDVFGIQDLHVIENENSYNINPKVVMGASKWVNLHKHNKKENNTLDCINELKSKGYKIYATTPHTNDCLIEDIDLTEKCALMFGTELEGLSQVAMDNADGFVKIPMYGFTESLNISVCAAISLYEISRKLKSSDIDWQLSEEDKIDQLLIWSKKVIKRSDIIEKEFIEKLSK, from the coding sequence ATGAAAAAACAATTATTAGAACAACTTTTAACCTTAGTTACAGATAACAAAAAGGAGTTATTTGATAAAGTTTTAGCAGAAAGAACAAAACATGTAACTGTTGTTCTTGAAAATATATTTCAACCACAAAATGCAAGTGCTGTTCTTCGTTCATGCGATGTTTTTGGTATACAAGATTTACACGTTATTGAAAACGAAAATTCTTACAACATAAACCCAAAGGTTGTTATGGGCGCATCCAAATGGGTTAACCTACACAAACACAATAAAAAAGAAAATAACACCTTAGATTGTATTAATGAATTAAAGAGCAAAGGTTATAAAATATACGCAACAACTCCACACACTAATGATTGCTTAATTGAAGATATTGATTTAACAGAAAAATGTGCTTTAATGTTTGGAACTGAATTGGAGGGCTTATCTCAGGTTGCTATGGATAATGCTGATGGATTCGTAAAAATACCGATGTATGGATTTACTGAAAGCTTAAACATTTCTGTTTGTGCAGCAATTAGTCTTTATGAAATTAGTCGAAAACTAAAATCATCTGATATAGATTGGCAATTAAGTGAAGAAGACAAAATTGACCAACTACTTATTTGGTCTAAAAAAGTAATTAAGCGTAGCGATATAATTGAAAAAGAATTTATCGAAAAGCTATCAAAATAA
- a CDS encoding DEAD/DEAH box helicase, producing MTFKDLGLDDNIVRSVTELGFETPSEIQEKAIPQLLTSDTDLVGLAQTGTGKTAAFGLPMIQKIDPTYRAIQGLILCPTRELCLQITKELTAYSKHSDGVRVTAVYGGASISDQIRDIKKGANIIVGTPGRTIDLMQRKVLKFDTVSTVVLDEADEMLNMGFKEDINEILEGTPAFKRTWLFSATMPREVERIASNYMTDPFKVTVGTKNSSAANIEHQYCLVSGRDQYHALRRFIDYSPGMFGIVFTRTRREAKEFAEKLMTDGYNADALHGDLSQAQRDAVMNKFRSRALQILIATDVAARGIDVDDVTHVFHVDLPDEIESYTHRSGRTARAGKSGISVALISPSKSGRIRLVEKQIGKKLDLVKAPTGTDICAQQIIQLTQNVHDVEVNEKGIAPFVAQIHESLADFSKEEIIERFVSVEFNRFLQTYDNAKDINIDPSRQRRSSDRDEGRRGDRRDNSVSNTNRLFINVGKMDGFENKGQILGFICNQSGIDGNSVGKIDLFDSFAFIGVEDGIGERIISNMNGKNIESRDIRVEFSKDKPRGERGGRGNGGEGRRREGGGERSGRRREGGERKEFSNRGGGRNDRSRSRR from the coding sequence ATGACATTTAAAGATTTAGGTCTAGACGATAATATCGTTAGATCAGTAACGGAATTAGGATTTGAGACACCCTCAGAAATCCAAGAAAAAGCAATTCCACAATTATTAACATCTGATACAGATTTAGTAGGTTTAGCACAAACCGGAACAGGGAAAACGGCAGCTTTTGGCTTGCCAATGATTCAAAAAATTGATCCAACTTACCGAGCAATTCAAGGGTTAATTTTGTGTCCTACTCGTGAGTTGTGTTTACAAATTACAAAAGAATTAACTGCTTATTCAAAGCATAGTGATGGTGTTAGAGTTACTGCCGTTTACGGTGGAGCTAGTATTTCTGATCAAATTAGAGATATTAAAAAAGGTGCTAATATTATTGTTGGTACACCAGGTAGAACAATAGATTTAATGCAACGAAAAGTATTAAAATTTGATACTGTTTCTACAGTTGTGTTAGATGAAGCCGATGAAATGTTAAACATGGGTTTCAAAGAAGATATCAATGAAATTTTAGAAGGAACACCTGCTTTTAAACGCACTTGGTTATTTTCTGCAACCATGCCTAGAGAGGTAGAGCGTATTGCAAGTAACTATATGACGGATCCTTTTAAAGTTACTGTTGGAACTAAAAATAGTAGTGCTGCAAATATTGAGCACCAATATTGTTTAGTTAGTGGAAGGGATCAATATCATGCTTTAAGAAGATTTATTGATTACTCTCCAGGAATGTTTGGTATTGTATTTACAAGAACAAGAAGAGAAGCCAAAGAATTTGCTGAAAAGTTAATGACTGATGGTTATAATGCTGATGCACTTCATGGTGATTTATCACAAGCTCAACGTGATGCGGTGATGAATAAATTTAGAAGCAGAGCTTTACAAATTTTAATTGCAACTGATGTTGCTGCAAGAGGTATTGATGTTGATGATGTAACTCACGTATTTCATGTTGATTTACCAGATGAAATTGAAAGCTATACACATAGAAGTGGTAGAACTGCAAGAGCGGGGAAGTCAGGAATTTCTGTTGCCTTAATTAGCCCTAGTAAATCAGGTAGAATAAGATTAGTTGAAAAACAAATAGGTAAAAAATTAGATCTAGTTAAAGCACCAACGGGTACTGATATTTGTGCTCAACAAATTATTCAATTAACTCAAAATGTTCATGATGTAGAGGTAAACGAAAAAGGAATTGCTCCTTTTGTTGCTCAAATTCATGAAAGCTTAGCTGATTTTAGTAAAGAAGAAATTATAGAGCGTTTTGTATCTGTAGAATTTAATAGATTCTTACAAACTTATGATAATGCTAAAGACATAAATATTGATCCTAGCAGACAAAGAAGAAGCTCAGATAGAGATGAAGGAAGAAGAGGAGATAGGAGAGATAACAGTGTTTCTAATACTAACCGTTTGTTTATCAACGTTGGTAAAATGGATGGATTTGAAAATAAAGGTCAAATTTTAGGTTTTATTTGTAATCAATCTGGCATAGATGGTAATTCTGTTGGTAAAATTGATTTGTTCGATAGTTTTGCATTCATAGGAGTGGAAGATGGTATTGGAGAAAGAATTATCAGCAATATGAATGGTAAAAACATTGAGTCGAGAGATATTAGAGTAGAATTTTCTAAAGACAAGCCAAGAGGAGAAAGAGGTGGTAGAGGAAATGGTGGAGAAGGTAGAAGAAGAGAAGGTGGAGGAGAAAGAAGTGGAAGAAGACGTGAAGGTGGAGAAAGAAAAGAATTCTCTAATAGAGGAGGAGGAAGAAATGATCGTTCAAGAAGTAGAAGATAA
- a CDS encoding Smr/MutS family protein, with product MSLVVGNKVKFLNENLEGIVKSVLQNGKVTVEANNGFDYELSVNELIVINQDNTHSYLLDEKQVKDRIKLFKPEKNVSEGFLGKYTTTTKYQFEKIIEIDLHLEELVEFPMRLDDWQRLHTQMGHAKKCLNAAFNQKIRKLVFIHGVGTGVLKTELRNYLAEFENLSFKDADYREYGSGATEVFIKQ from the coding sequence ATGAGTCTAGTGGTAGGTAATAAAGTCAAATTTTTAAATGAAAACCTTGAAGGGATAGTGAAATCTGTCCTTCAAAATGGTAAGGTTACTGTGGAGGCTAACAATGGTTTTGATTATGAATTATCGGTTAATGAATTAATAGTTATAAATCAAGACAATACTCATTCTTATTTACTAGACGAGAAGCAGGTAAAGGATAGAATCAAACTATTTAAACCTGAAAAAAATGTAAGTGAAGGTTTTTTGGGAAAATATACAACCACTACAAAATATCAGTTTGAAAAAATTATTGAAATAGATTTGCATCTAGAAGAACTGGTTGAATTTCCAATGAGATTAGATGATTGGCAACGATTACATACTCAAATGGGCCATGCTAAAAAATGTTTAAACGCGGCTTTTAATCAGAAAATAAGAAAACTTGTTTTTATTCATGGCGTTGGCACTGGCGTTTTAAAAACAGAACTAAGAAATTATTTGGCTGAATTTGAAAATCTTTCATTCAAAGATGCTGATTACAGAGAGTATGGTTCTGGAGCTACAGAAGTATTTATTAAACAATAA
- a CDS encoding T9SS type A sorting domain-containing protein, with the protein MKKIYSLATALLIFSGYQAIAQCDGRYQADIFTNVDVTTVQYGSNQNLNGTTINLDMDIYQPQGDTASNRPVIIFAHGGSFSAGTKNDADQVFFATEMAKKGYVCASINYRLATSAFSLIAEETTAKVVLMAIQDGRAAIRFFKQDAATTNTYKVNPEQIFIGGTSAGGILGINLTYNDDISELSPQWQTWATEVGGIEGNSGNPGYCSRSNGTFGFAGGVADTSWIEENDVPWYGSHAYTDNTVQYGYGQPLNGFTPVFLYGSGLMKDRLNNLGIYNHLDEYTGGNHPPFAGDANIMANNKDSLAMFLYNILDCNPSNLQLPNQKSCNTTVSIAEVNGNTLDASIYPNPFNDEINVSIKEVNGTTISVINSLGKVVLTEQANSYITNINLSHLAKGVYIVKVNSVDGSNHTQLVVKQ; encoded by the coding sequence ATGAAAAAAATTTACTCCTTAGCAACCGCATTATTAATTTTCTCTGGGTATCAAGCTATTGCTCAATGCGACGGCAGATATCAAGCTGACATTTTTACCAATGTTGATGTTACTACTGTTCAATACGGTAGTAATCAAAACTTAAATGGTACAACTATAAACCTTGACATGGATATTTATCAACCTCAAGGAGATACTGCCTCAAATAGGCCTGTTATCATTTTTGCACACGGAGGATCATTTTCTGCTGGAACAAAAAATGATGCTGATCAAGTATTTTTTGCAACAGAAATGGCAAAAAAAGGATATGTATGTGCTTCTATTAACTATAGACTTGCAACAAGTGCATTCTCTTTAATTGCAGAAGAAACAACTGCAAAAGTTGTATTAATGGCGATTCAAGATGGTAGAGCTGCTATTCGTTTTTTTAAACAAGACGCTGCAACTACAAATACATACAAAGTTAATCCAGAACAAATTTTTATAGGAGGAACTTCTGCTGGTGGAATATTAGGAATCAATTTAACTTATAATGATGATATTTCCGAATTAAGCCCTCAATGGCAAACTTGGGCAACCGAAGTTGGTGGTATTGAAGGTAATAGTGGAAATCCCGGATATTGCTCAAGAAGTAATGGTACTTTTGGCTTTGCTGGAGGCGTAGCGGATACTAGCTGGATTGAAGAAAATGATGTTCCATGGTACGGATCTCATGCATACACCGACAATACTGTTCAATACGGTTATGGTCAACCTCTAAATGGTTTTACTCCTGTATTTTTATATGGAAGTGGCCTAATGAAAGATAGATTAAATAATTTAGGAATATACAATCATTTAGATGAATATACTGGAGGAAACCACCCTCCTTTTGCTGGTGATGCTAATATAATGGCTAATAATAAAGATAGTTTAGCAATGTTCTTGTATAATATTTTAGATTGTAATCCAAGCAACTTACAACTTCCAAATCAAAAAAGCTGTAATACTACCGTTAGTATTGCAGAAGTTAATGGAAATACATTAGATGCAAGTATCTATCCAAACCCTTTTAACGATGAAATTAATGTTTCTATTAAAGAGGTAAATGGTACAACTATATCTGTAATTAACTCACTTGGAAAAGTAGTTTTAACTGAACAAGCAAATTCATACATAACTAATATTAACCTTTCTCATTTAGCAAAAGGAGTTTATATCGTTAAAGTAAATTCAGTTGATGGAAGTAACCACACTCAGCTAGTTGTTAAGCAGTAA
- a CDS encoding T9SS type A sorting domain-containing protein: MKKTLLSLFVIGTTFSAFAQTNNQLQSIDKTFKFDKYESKISTTAKGTVTCDNDTIDYSYAKATGLAALNLNNATSARAVSQYYNAPQSITVYGATFYAYKVDATGGISTNVNVEIYLAGADSMPTGAPLAAVSVPVDTSFGGGALAVLEKTVNFTSPVVVNQPYVIVVDNNSANGVGIVSNSYQAADGAQEWLSSANLFGTWTRSYALSLGGTLYDADIYIQPYVSYDVTVDFTVDGCLPTTGGGNISVTNTSSPILNDRMYSLAAFLGNTDTSYVYNFGEDATLIYQENPNHTYATSGTYTVTLLAGLQGWRSVALCSESQTGTADICTGINENSNTTVQLYPNPVNNLLNINGLEVNSSINIFDLTGKLVISKNNLSNTNFSISTESLKAGVYFVSINNENTPTKTVKIIKQ; encoded by the coding sequence ATGAAAAAAACTTTACTATCTTTATTTGTGATTGGAACAACATTTTCTGCTTTCGCACAAACAAACAATCAATTACAATCTATCGACAAAACTTTCAAATTTGATAAATATGAAAGTAAAATATCAACAACAGCTAAAGGAACTGTAACTTGTGATAATGACACAATAGATTATTCTTATGCAAAAGCAACTGGTTTAGCTGCATTAAACTTAAATAATGCGACTTCAGCTAGAGCTGTATCTCAATATTACAATGCTCCTCAATCAATAACTGTATATGGAGCAACTTTTTATGCTTACAAAGTTGATGCTACAGGAGGTATTTCTACAAATGTTAATGTAGAGATTTATTTAGCTGGAGCTGATTCAATGCCTACCGGAGCTCCTTTAGCAGCTGTTTCTGTTCCTGTTGATACTTCATTTGGTGGTGGAGCCTTAGCTGTCTTAGAAAAAACTGTTAACTTCACTTCTCCTGTTGTTGTAAATCAACCGTATGTAATTGTTGTAGACAATAATTCTGCTAATGGAGTTGGTATTGTTAGTAATAGCTACCAGGCTGCGGATGGAGCTCAAGAATGGTTATCTTCTGCTAATCTTTTTGGAACATGGACAAGATCTTATGCTTTATCACTTGGAGGTACACTTTATGATGCAGACATTTATATTCAACCATACGTTTCTTATGATGTAACTGTTGATTTTACAGTTGATGGTTGTTTGCCAACTACTGGTGGAGGAAACATTTCTGTTACAAATACTTCTTCTCCTATTTTAAATGACAGAATGTATAGCTTAGCTGCATTTTTAGGAAATACTGATACTTCATACGTTTACAATTTTGGTGAAGATGCTACTTTAATTTACCAAGAAAATCCAAATCACACTTATGCAACAAGCGGTACTTATACGGTTACTTTACTAGCTGGATTACAAGGCTGGAGATCTGTTGCTCTTTGTTCTGAATCACAAACTGGAACTGCTGACATTTGTACTGGAATAAATGAAAATAGCAATACTACAGTTCAATTATATCCTAATCCTGTAAATAATTTATTAAACATTAATGGTTTAGAAGTGAATTCTTCTATCAACATTTTCGATTTAACTGGAAAATTAGTTATTAGTAAAAATAACTTATCTAATACTAACTTCTCTATTTCTACAGAAAGCTTAAAAGCTGGTGTATATTTCGTTTCAATTAACAATGAAAATACTCCAACAAAAACTGTTAAAATTATTAAACAATAA
- a CDS encoding DUF7793 family protein, whose product MVNKDIIETSIGNHFIQDDVLYIVFKEGADVCIDCMKESKKARLLLQNNQKMKILVDSRGLFNITKEARDYAAEDRHADLSIAMALVSDSLPTKLMMNFFIKFNRPKTPTKMFTDVDKALEWLNIH is encoded by the coding sequence ATGGTAAATAAAGATATAATAGAAACGTCGATTGGGAATCATTTTATTCAAGATGATGTTCTTTATATTGTTTTTAAAGAAGGTGCAGATGTTTGTATTGACTGTATGAAGGAGAGTAAAAAAGCGCGGTTATTATTACAGAATAATCAAAAAATGAAAATTTTAGTTGATTCAAGAGGGTTGTTTAATATAACAAAAGAAGCTAGAGATTATGCTGCTGAAGACAGACATGCAGATTTAAGTATAGCCATGGCATTAGTTTCAGATTCTCTTCCTACAAAATTGATGATGAATTTCTTTATCAAATTTAATCGGCCTAAAACACCAACCAAAATGTTTACTGATGTAGATAAAGCATTGGAATGGTTAAATATTCATTAA